The Cinclus cinclus chromosome 3, bCinCin1.1, whole genome shotgun sequence genome has a window encoding:
- the KCNK17 gene encoding potassium channel subfamily K member 17, which produces MVAAQQQQQQRRCWGVPLLLAAYVGYLGMGAAVLQALERPVEVQVAQRLLREYLGLLANHTCLQEPVLQRLIEGIIQAYKSGITLQGNTTSLGRWDYSGSFFFSISAITTIGYGNLSPSTAVGRIFCIVFALFGIPLNLVLLNEIGQLMLLGVQHCAHRLEEVFHWQNKASFLMKTCALVIGLLLFLLLPPLLFSDKEGWSYEEGFYYSFITLSTIGFGDYVIGMNPDRTYPSWYKNVISLWILFGMAWLALVIKFCINILESSSDFCQCNKKNTVMAEDLMDGKTNNMAGLQNMEICTDKDKNKRTS; this is translated from the exons ATGGTGGCggcgcagcagcagcagcagcagcggcggtGCTGGGGGGTGCCGCTGCTGCTGGCGGCATACGTGGGGTACCTGGGCATGGGCGCCGCCGTGCTGCAGGCGCTGGAGCGGCCGGTCGAGGTGCAGGTGGCCCAGCGCCTGCTCCGGGAGTACTTGGGGCTGCTGGCCAACCACACCTGCCTGCAGGAGCCCGTCTTACAGCGGCTCATCGAG GGTATCATCCAAGCCTACAAGAGTGGCATAACTCTCCAGGGAAACACCACTAGCCTGGGCAGGTGGGACTACAGTGggtctttcttcttctccatctcTGCAATAACAACCATTG GCTATGGCAACCTGAGTCCCAGCACTGCAGTTGGTCGAATTTTCTGCATagtgtttgcactttttgggatCCCCTTGAACCTTGTACTCCTGAATGAAATTGGACAGTTGATGCTGCTTGGGGTTCAGCATTGTGCCCACCGCCTAGAGGAGGTGTTTCACTGGCAG AATAAAGCTTCCTTCCTGATGAAGACCTGTGCACTGGTAATTGGCTTGTTATTGTTCCTCCTGCTACCTCCCTTGTTATTCTCTGACAAAGAAGGCTGGTCTTATGAAGAAGGCTTCTACTATTCCTTCATTACCCTCAGCACTATAGGGTTTGGGGACTATGTGATTG GGATGAACCCAGATCGCACCTATCCAAGCTGGTACAAGAATGTAATCTCTCTGTGGATCCTCTTTGGGATGGCCTGGCTAGCACTGGTTATCAAATTTTGCATCAACATTCTAGAGAGCTCCAGTGACTTCTGTCAATGCAACAAGAAGAACACTGTGATGGCAGAAGACTTAATGGATGGTAAAACAAATAATATGGCTGGACTTCAAAATATGGAGATCTGCACTgacaaagacaaaaacaaaaggaCCAGTTGA